CGGCCTGCGAACCGCACTTCTGGGCATGGTCGCGGCCCTCGTTCCGATGGTCCCCGAAGGCCTCGTGTTGATGACCTCCATCGCGTTCGCCGTCGGTGTCGTCCGGCTCGGACGCCGCCAGTGTCTCGTCAACGAACTGCCGGCCATCGAGGGCCTGGCACGCGTGGACGTCGTGTGCACCGACAAGACCGGAACGCTCACCGAGAACGGCATGCGTCTCTCCGAGATCCGCGTCGTCGACGATTCAGTGAGCCCGGAGTCCGTGCAGACGGCGATGGCAGCGCTCGCGGCCGCGGATCCGCGGCCCAACGCGTCTATCCAGGCCGTCGCCGAGGCGTACCCGGACGCACCCGGATGGTCGACGTCGGCGATCCTGCCGTTCAGCTCGGCCAACAAGTTCAGCGGCATCTCCTTCGTCGACGGTGACGGCACCGACCGAGGCAACTGGTTGATCGGTGCGCCCGACGTGCTGCTCGATCCGGAGTCGGAGATCGCGCAACTCGCATCCGACCTCGGGTCGACGGGCCTGCGCATCCTGCTCGTCGCAACCTGCGACGCACTCGTCGACACAGCACCTGCCGCGGGCAGCAACCTGCCCGGCGTGATCACGGCCGTCGGCCTCATCGTGTTGGAGCAGCGCGTACGCCCGGACGCCAAGGACACGATCGAGTACTTCGAATCGCAGAACGTCGCGGTGAAGGTGATCTCCGGCGACAACGCGCTGTCTGTCGGAGCGGTCGCCGCGTCGCTCGGTCTCGGTGAGCCTGAGCAGGCCGTCGATGCCCGGAAGCTGCCGACCGATTCGGTCGAGCTGGGCAAGGTGGTGGGCGACGCCGATGCGTTCGGCCGCGTCCGCCCCGACCAGAAGCGTGCGATGGTGCAGTCGTTGCAGGGGAACGGGCACACCGTCGCGATGACGGGTGACGGTGTCAACGACGTGCTGGCGCTCAAGGACTCCGACATCGGTGTCGCGATGGGCTCCGGTTCGTCCGCCGCTCGGTCGGTCGCTCAGATCGTGCTGCTGGACAACAAGTTCGCCACGCTTCCGTACGTTGTCGGCGAGGGCCGACGCGTCATCGGCAACATCGAGCGCGTCTCCAACCTGTTCTTGACCAAGACCGTCTACGCCGTTCTGCTCGCGCTGCTCATCGGCATCGGCGGTCTTGTCGCGAAGGGATTCGGTTGGGCGCCCATCAGCTACCCGTTCCAGCCGATCCACGTGACGATCTCCGCATGGTTCACCATCGGCATCCCGGCGTTCGTCCTGTCGCTCGCGCCGAACAATGAGCGCGCTCGTACCGGGTTCGTGCGCCGAGTGCTCACGCAGGCCGTTCCGAACGGGATCATCATCGGCCTGTCGACGTTCGTGTGCTTCCTGCTCGTCAACCGCGACTACACCGGTGCGTTGGCGAGCTACACCGGGAACGTGCTGCTCTCGCCCGCAGACACCGCCGCCGCGATCGCCGGTGCGTCGCAGACCATCGGTGCGCAGCAGACCCAGGCGGCGACAGCGGCGCTCGCGACGATGATCGCTATCGCGGTGTACGTGTTGGCCGTCGTCGCACGCCCGTACACCTGGTGGAAGACGGTGCTCATCGGCGTCTCCGTGGTCGCCTACGTGCTGATCTTCACGGTGCCGTTCAGCCAGCGGATGTTCCACCTGGACTCGTCGAACGCCGGCATGATGGCCGTCGCCGGGGTGTGCGCCGTGGTGGGCTGTGTGGCCGTGGAGGTCAGCACGAGGGCGCTGAAAGCGGCTCTCGACCGACGCGCTTCGGCTTGAGCGGTACTAAGATGTCGGCATGGATCTCTCAGGACTGGTCAACAAAGCCAAAGCCGCTCTCAAGTCGAACCCCGACCTGATCGAAAAGGGTGGTGACATGGTCGACAAGGCGACCGGAAACAAGTACGCCTCGCAGGTCGACAAGGCCCAGGACGCAGCCCGCAAGGCGGTCGGCGCTCCGGAGAAGGACGCCGACAAGTAGTTCAGAGGCGAGGAGCTTTCGGGTGACGGCGATACGCCGACACCGAGGGCTCGCCGTCCATCCAGAAGCGCCATGGCCGATCAGCGGCCAGACGCACACCGACACGCGGCCCGGCGACGACATCGCCGGGCCGTTCGTCGTCGCTGGGAAGGAGATGGACGCCGTACGGCGCGGTCACGTCGGTGCCGAGATCGGCCTTGGTGATACCGAGCGCTCGGGTGAGATTTCCGGGGCCGCGGGCCAGGAGGTCGTCGGAGACGTGCGCGCGCCGTTGTCGTGCCAGGTCGAGACCGTCGACGATCCGCCCCGCGCGTATCAAGACTGCCGAGCCCTGGCCTTCGGGGCTGGTGACGATGTTCGCGCAGTGGTGGCCGTGCATCTGGTAGACGTACAACCGCATCGGCGGGCCGTACATGATCTCCGACCGGGGTGTCCGCGTGTAGGCGTGCGATGCGGGATCGTTCGGGCCGTCGTACGCCTCCACCTCGGTGATCAGCAACGACACGCCGTGGCCGACCAGTATGCGGTACAGCAGGTTACAGGCGTCGGCGCAGACGCTAGGCTCAGGGACCATGGCCAAGACCAGTGACTCCATCCATGTCGACCTCTCGCCCGAGGATACCTTCGCGGCGGCTGCCGACCTGTCCCGCTACGACGACTGGCTCGTGATGCACGACGGCTGGCGCAGCGAGCTCCCGACTGCCGATCAGCTCGGCAAAGGCACCAAGGTGTCGTCGGTGATCAGCGTGAAGGGCGCCCGCGTGCGCTTCGCCTGGGAGATCGAGAAGTTCGACCGTCCCCGCGAAGTGGTCCTCAAGGGCAGCGGCAAGGGCGGCGTCAAAGCGAAGATCAACTTGACCGTCGCACCCGACGGCGACGGATCGACCATCACGTTCCTCATCGACCTCGGCGGCCTCCCTCTGATCGGCCCCGCAGGCAAAGCCGCCGCGATGGCCGTCAAGGGCGACATCGCCAAGTCCCTGGAGAAGTTCACCGTGCTCTACGCCTGACTGAAATCCTGCGTGTAGATCGTTACCCGAATCGGGTAACGATCTACACGCATCTTGTCTACAGGGCTGTGGACAACGGGGTTGGCGGTTTCGGCTCCTTGCGCGCACACTCTGCCCCATGGGGGACGAACGTGCATTGAGGGTTCTGATCGGACTGCAAGACGGCGTCATCGCCCGGACGCAGGTTCTCGAGTGCGGGTTCGGGTCGGCGTACGTCAGGCAACAGCTTCGATGTCGAGCATGGGTCGCCGTCTACCCGGGGGTGTATGTGACGCATACCGGCGCGCTCTCGTGGCATCAGCGCGTGTGGGCCGCGATCCTCGACGCGCACCCTGCCGCCGTCAGTCACGAATCTGCGCTCGCGGTCGTCGGCGTCGGCCGCGAGCCACGTCAGGACGATCCGATCCATGTCGCCGTTGACGCCGGGAAGAAGGTCACCCGACGCCCCGGCGTGATCGTTCATCACCGGTCACTGTTCAACCAGGACGTCCTGGATCACACGACTCCTCCACGAGTCCGTCTCGAAGAAGCGCTCATCGATGTCGCGAGCGAGACTCTGAACGAGATGAAAACCATTGCGACGTTGTCCGACGCGGTGGGGTCACGTCGCACCACGCCAGATCGGTTGTTGAGCGCGGTCGTCAGACGAACTCGCCTTCGGCATCGAACGCTGATCGAAGGGTTACTCGCAGATCTGCGAGACGGCGCGTGTTCGGCGCTGGAGCACAGCTATCTCACCCGAGTGGAG
This genomic window from Gordonia sp. PDNC005 contains:
- a CDS encoding HAD-IC family P-type ATPase translates to MTSTTDRLPGLTASEVAERVAAGQANTMPDKSGRSVADIVKANVFTRINAILGVLFAIVAFTGSFINGLFGLLIIANSGIGIIQEIRAKKTLDRLAIVGQTRPVVRRDGVATEVAPDQVVQGDIIELGPGDQIVVDGETVESEALDVDESLLTGEADAVDKSLGDPIMSGSFVVSGSGAYRATKVGADAYAAQLAAEASKFTLVSSELRSGIDQILKVITWLLIPAGILTIINQLFISQNGLRTALLGMVAALVPMVPEGLVLMTSIAFAVGVVRLGRRQCLVNELPAIEGLARVDVVCTDKTGTLTENGMRLSEIRVVDDSVSPESVQTAMAALAAADPRPNASIQAVAEAYPDAPGWSTSAILPFSSANKFSGISFVDGDGTDRGNWLIGAPDVLLDPESEIAQLASDLGSTGLRILLVATCDALVDTAPAAGSNLPGVITAVGLIVLEQRVRPDAKDTIEYFESQNVAVKVISGDNALSVGAVAASLGLGEPEQAVDARKLPTDSVELGKVVGDADAFGRVRPDQKRAMVQSLQGNGHTVAMTGDGVNDVLALKDSDIGVAMGSGSSAARSVAQIVLLDNKFATLPYVVGEGRRVIGNIERVSNLFLTKTVYAVLLALLIGIGGLVAKGFGWAPISYPFQPIHVTISAWFTIGIPAFVLSLAPNNERARTGFVRRVLTQAVPNGIIIGLSTFVCFLLVNRDYTGALASYTGNVLLSPADTAAAIAGASQTIGAQQTQAATAALATMIAIAVYVLAVVARPYTWWKTVLIGVSVVAYVLIFTVPFSQRMFHLDSSNAGMMAVAGVCAVVGCVAVEVSTRALKAALDRRASA
- a CDS encoding antitoxin, producing the protein MDLSGLVNKAKAALKSNPDLIEKGGDMVDKATGNKYASQVDKAQDAARKAVGAPEKDADK
- a CDS encoding DNA-3-methyladenine glycosylase encodes the protein MESLVLAMVPEPSVCADACNLLYRILVGHGVSLLITEVEAYDGPNDPASHAYTRTPRSEIMYGPPMRLYVYQMHGHHCANIVTSPEGQGSAVLIRAGRIVDGLDLARQRRAHVSDDLLARGPGNLTRALGITKADLGTDVTAPYGVHLLPSDDERPGDVVAGPRVGVRLAADRPWRFWMDGEPSVSAYRRHPKAPRL
- a CDS encoding SRPBCC family protein, which translates into the protein MAKTSDSIHVDLSPEDTFAAAADLSRYDDWLVMHDGWRSELPTADQLGKGTKVSSVISVKGARVRFAWEIEKFDRPREVVLKGSGKGGVKAKINLTVAPDGDGSTITFLIDLGGLPLIGPAGKAAAMAVKGDIAKSLEKFTVLYA